Proteins found in one Tsukamurella paurometabola DSM 20162 genomic segment:
- the hemC gene encoding hydroxymethylbilane synthase — MSDSDSTADTLPVPLRIGTRGSLLATTQAGTVRDALIAAGHPAELVIVTTPGDLSSDPVEKIGVGVFTSALRDALANGEVDVAVHSYKDLPTAPDDRLVLAAVPPREDSRDALVARDGMVLGELPAGSVVGTSSPRRATQLTALGLGLEIRPLRGNLDSRLRKVADGELDAIVVALAGLKRIGRHDEVTEALDPVQMLPAPAQGALAVECRRGDADLQSVLSELDDHWTRAAVTAERALLAELEAGCTAPVGAIAEVVESLDDDGRIFEELSLRGIALAADGSDSVKASAVGPVGEAGALGTALARELLDLGARDLLA, encoded by the coding sequence GTGTCTGACTCCGACTCCACGGCCGATACCCTCCCCGTTCCACTCCGTATCGGCACGCGTGGCTCGCTGCTGGCCACCACGCAGGCCGGTACCGTGCGCGATGCGCTGATCGCCGCGGGCCACCCCGCCGAGCTGGTCATCGTGACCACCCCGGGTGACCTGAGTTCCGACCCCGTCGAGAAGATCGGCGTCGGCGTGTTCACCTCCGCGCTGCGCGACGCGCTCGCGAACGGCGAGGTGGACGTGGCCGTGCACTCCTACAAGGATCTGCCGACAGCGCCCGACGATCGCCTGGTGCTGGCCGCGGTTCCGCCCCGCGAGGACTCCCGCGACGCGCTCGTCGCCCGCGACGGCATGGTGCTCGGCGAACTGCCCGCAGGTTCCGTGGTGGGTACCTCCAGTCCGCGCCGGGCGACGCAGCTTACAGCACTGGGTCTGGGTTTGGAAATCCGCCCCCTACGAGGCAATCTTGATTCTCGGTTACGCAAAGTCGCGGATGGCGAACTCGACGCGATCGTGGTCGCACTCGCCGGACTCAAGCGAATCGGTCGCCATGACGAGGTGACGGAAGCGCTCGATCCGGTGCAGATGCTTCCGGCGCCCGCTCAGGGCGCCCTCGCCGTGGAGTGCCGCCGAGGCGATGCTGACCTGCAGTCCGTGCTCTCCGAGCTCGACGATCACTGGACTCGCGCGGCGGTTACCGCCGAGCGGGCCCTGCTCGCCGAACTGGAGGCCGGATGCACCGCGCCCGTCGGTGCGATCGCGGAAGTCGTCGAGTCCCTCGACGACGACGGTCGGATCTTCGAGGAGCTGTCACTGCGCGGCATCGCGCTCGCGGCGGACGGCTCTGATTCGGTCAAGGCCTCCGCAGTCGGTCCGGTGGGCGAGGCCGGCGCGCTGGGCACCGCGCTGGCACGAGAGCTGCTCGACCTGGGCGCACGCGACCTGCTCGCGTAA
- a CDS encoding uroporphyrinogen-III synthase produces the protein MSRTAQSAKAADTDAVSSRSAAKASKPARGKATAPGRITFVGSGPGDPGLLTLRAQQTIAQARTVYTDPDVPATVLEMVGAELPVEPIETDADAPAAEPAKGRKAEPAFRNPATVAPALGEPAEVAKTLLTQARHGQDVVRLVAGDPMSSDAVLAEIHAVARTQIAFEVIPGLSTATAVPAYAGMALGSAHTVADVRGEVDWAALAAAPSPLVLGATAEHLADAASALVENGLAPQTPVAVTTQGSTCKQKTLDATLATLNEVAAGLPGPLVITVGKVVGTRSKLSWWESRALYGWTVLVPRTKDQAADMSNRLRGHGAIPMEVPTIAVEPPRSPAQMERAVKGLVDGRYQWVVFTSTNAVRAVWEKFTEFGLDARAFSGVKIACVGEQTAAKVRAFGIEPELLPTGEQSSLGMLEVFPPFDDVFDPVNRVLLPRADIATETLAEGLRDRGWEIDDVTAYRTVRAAPPPASTREMIKTGDFDAVCFTSSSTVRNLVGIAGKPHSRTIVACIGPKTAETAIEFGLRVDVQPETASVEDLVEALAAHASRLRAEGTLPPPRKKPRRSRS, from the coding sequence ATGAGCCGCACTGCACAGTCCGCGAAGGCAGCCGACACCGACGCGGTGTCCAGCCGCTCGGCCGCGAAGGCGAGCAAACCCGCCCGTGGCAAGGCCACAGCGCCGGGGCGCATCACCTTCGTGGGTTCCGGTCCGGGCGACCCGGGGTTGCTGACCCTGCGTGCACAGCAGACTATCGCGCAGGCGCGCACCGTCTACACCGACCCCGACGTTCCGGCGACGGTGCTGGAGATGGTGGGTGCCGAGTTGCCGGTCGAGCCGATCGAGACCGACGCTGACGCCCCCGCGGCCGAACCCGCGAAGGGCCGCAAGGCCGAGCCGGCGTTCCGCAACCCCGCGACCGTCGCACCCGCCCTGGGTGAGCCGGCCGAGGTCGCCAAGACCCTGTTGACCCAGGCCCGGCACGGCCAGGACGTGGTGCGTCTCGTCGCGGGCGATCCGATGTCCTCGGACGCCGTGCTCGCCGAGATCCACGCCGTCGCCCGCACCCAGATCGCCTTCGAGGTGATCCCCGGCCTGTCGACCGCGACCGCCGTGCCCGCGTACGCCGGCATGGCTCTGGGCTCGGCGCACACCGTCGCCGACGTCCGGGGCGAGGTCGACTGGGCGGCGCTGGCCGCCGCACCGTCGCCGCTGGTGCTGGGCGCGACCGCCGAGCACCTGGCCGATGCTGCGTCGGCTCTGGTCGAGAACGGTCTGGCCCCGCAGACCCCGGTCGCGGTGACCACGCAGGGCTCGACCTGCAAGCAGAAGACCCTGGATGCCACCCTGGCCACCCTGAACGAGGTCGCCGCCGGCCTGCCCGGCCCGCTGGTGATCACCGTCGGCAAGGTGGTGGGCACCCGCAGCAAGCTCTCCTGGTGGGAGTCGCGCGCGCTGTACGGCTGGACCGTGCTGGTGCCGCGGACCAAGGACCAGGCCGCCGACATGTCGAACCGACTGCGTGGCCACGGCGCCATCCCGATGGAGGTCCCGACCATCGCGGTCGAGCCCCCGCGCAGTCCTGCCCAGATGGAGCGGGCCGTGAAGGGCCTGGTCGATGGCCGGTACCAGTGGGTGGTCTTCACCTCCACCAACGCCGTGCGCGCCGTGTGGGAGAAGTTCACCGAGTTCGGGCTCGACGCCCGCGCCTTCTCGGGTGTGAAGATCGCGTGCGTCGGTGAGCAGACGGCCGCCAAGGTCCGCGCCTTCGGCATCGAGCCGGAGCTGCTGCCCACCGGCGAGCAGTCCAGCCTGGGCATGCTCGAGGTGTTCCCGCCCTTCGACGACGTTTTCGATCCGGTCAACCGGGTGCTGTTGCCGCGCGCCGATATCGCGACCGAGACCCTCGCCGAGGGGCTGCGCGATCGTGGCTGGGAGATCGACGACGTGACCGCGTACCGCACGGTGCGGGCTGCGCCGCCCCCGGCCTCGACCCGCGAGATGATCAAGACCGGCGACTTCGACGCGGTCTGCTTCACCTCGAGTTCGACGGTGCGCAACCTGGTCGGCATCGCGGGCAAGCCGCATTCGCGGACCATCGTCGCGTGCATCGGTCCGAAGACGGCCGAGACGGCGATCGAGTTCGGACTGCGGGTGGACGTGCAGCCGGAGACCGCGTCGGTGGAGGACCTCGTCGAGGCCCTGGCCGCGCACGCCTCCCGGCTCCGCGCCGAGGGCACGCTGCCCCCGCCGCGCAAGAAGCCGCGCCGCTCGCGCTCCTAG
- the hemB gene encoding porphobilinogen synthase has protein sequence MSFPQVRPRRLRTTPAVRRLVAEVSVEPRQLVLPMFVRDGIDAPVPISSMPGVQQHTLDSLRAAADEAVRAGVGGLMLFGVPDDADKDAEGSASWNPDGVLNRGLRALRDDLGDATVIMADTCLDEFTSHGHCGVLDAEGRVDNDATLERYALMGVAQAQAGAHMLGPSGMMDGQIGVLRSALDTAGQHDVSLFAYTAKYASAFYGPFREAVGSSLQGDRRTYQQDAANRRESLRELDLDVAEGADLVMVKPAMSYLDVLADVAAASPVPVAAYQISGEYAMITAAAQNGWIDRDSAIRESLLSIRRAGADVVLTYWAVEAAQRIARGQW, from the coding sequence ATGAGTTTTCCGCAGGTGCGACCGCGACGGCTGCGCACCACGCCCGCCGTCCGCAGGTTGGTCGCCGAGGTCTCGGTCGAGCCCAGGCAGTTGGTGCTGCCGATGTTCGTGCGGGACGGGATCGACGCCCCGGTGCCGATCTCATCGATGCCGGGGGTGCAGCAGCACACGCTCGATTCGCTGCGGGCCGCCGCCGACGAAGCCGTGCGCGCCGGAGTCGGTGGGCTGATGCTGTTCGGCGTGCCCGACGATGCCGATAAGGATGCCGAGGGCAGCGCGTCCTGGAATCCCGACGGTGTGCTCAACCGCGGCCTGCGTGCGCTCCGCGATGACCTGGGCGACGCGACGGTGATCATGGCCGACACCTGCCTGGACGAGTTCACCTCGCACGGGCATTGCGGTGTGCTCGATGCGGAGGGGCGCGTGGATAACGACGCCACTCTGGAGCGGTACGCGCTGATGGGCGTCGCGCAGGCGCAGGCCGGAGCACACATGCTGGGACCGTCGGGGATGATGGACGGGCAGATCGGCGTACTCCGGTCGGCGCTGGACACCGCGGGACAGCACGATGTTTCACTGTTCGCCTACACCGCGAAGTACGCCTCCGCGTTCTACGGCCCGTTCCGAGAGGCGGTCGGGTCCTCGTTGCAGGGCGATCGGCGCACCTACCAGCAGGACGCGGCGAATCGTCGGGAATCGTTGCGCGAGCTGGATCTCGATGTGGCCGAGGGCGCCGATCTGGTGATGGTGAAGCCGGCCATGAGCTATCTGGACGTGCTGGCGGACGTGGCCGCGGCGTCACCGGTTCCCGTTGCCGCGTACCAGATCTCCGGTGAGTACGCGATGATCACCGCGGCCGCGCAGAACGGTTGGATCGACCGCGACTCCGCGATCCGCGAGTCCCTGCTGTCGATCCGCCGCGCCGGCGCCGACGTGGTGCTCACGTACTGGGCCGTCGAGGCCGCGCAGCGCATCGCACGGGGCCAGTGGTGA
- a CDS encoding DUF3093 family protein, producing the protein MSELYSERGLSRVWLFIAPVLTIAVIVTQGVVIGEWSDWWMWLLLGGLSQLFVWLQVTAGRTHVSVALTPEELRCGEESIPVDEIAEILPGKMPDHPKKAKPEEFPSWSSARVMGKLQTVPRRRYGMGLKLTDGSTVQAWARNDYALRAALAPLL; encoded by the coding sequence GTGAGTGAGCTGTACTCGGAGCGCGGGCTGTCGCGGGTGTGGCTGTTCATCGCACCGGTCCTCACGATCGCCGTGATCGTCACGCAGGGTGTGGTCATCGGCGAATGGTCGGACTGGTGGATGTGGTTGCTGCTCGGCGGCCTGTCCCAGCTGTTCGTGTGGCTGCAGGTGACGGCGGGGCGCACGCACGTGAGCGTCGCGTTGACGCCGGAGGAGCTGCGCTGCGGCGAGGAGTCGATCCCGGTGGACGAGATCGCCGAGATCCTGCCGGGGAAGATGCCGGATCATCCGAAGAAGGCGAAACCGGAGGAGTTCCCCTCCTGGTCGTCCGCCCGCGTGATGGGCAAGCTTCAGACGGTGCCGCGGCGCCGCTATGGAATGGGACTCAAACTCACGGACGGCTCCACCGTGCAGGCGTGGGCCCGCAACGACTATGCGCTCCGGGCGGCACTGGCACCACTGCTCTGA
- a CDS encoding NUDIX hydrolase: protein MPIPEYVRTIREKIGTDLLWLPGVAAVVVNESGDVLLGRRADTGEWASLAGILEPGEQPADAIVREIREEAGVDAEILDLLAVRTDEPVAYPNGDTAQYLTLLFLCRYLSGEAHVADDESLEIAWFSPEALPPMSVRQTERVRLGLAALRGDTRPAWQ from the coding sequence ATGCCCATCCCCGAGTACGTACGCACCATCCGCGAGAAGATCGGCACCGACCTGCTGTGGCTCCCCGGCGTGGCCGCGGTCGTGGTCAACGAGTCCGGCGACGTCCTGCTGGGCCGTCGCGCCGATACCGGCGAGTGGGCCTCCCTCGCCGGCATCCTCGAACCCGGCGAGCAGCCCGCTGATGCCATCGTCCGCGAGATCCGCGAAGAGGCGGGCGTCGACGCCGAGATACTCGACCTGCTCGCCGTGCGCACCGACGAGCCCGTCGCCTACCCCAACGGCGATACCGCGCAATACCTCACGCTGCTGTTCCTGTGCCGCTACCTCTCCGGTGAGGCGCACGTGGCCGACGACGAATCACTGGAGATCGCCTGGTTCTCCCCCGAGGCCCTACCGCCGATGTCGGTTCGGCAGACAGAGCGTGTCCGCCTCGGCCTCGCCGCCCTGCGCGGTGATACTCGCCCCGCCTGGCAGTGA
- a CDS encoding heavy-metal-associated domain-containing protein produces MAVETTYTVTGMTCGHCAASVREEISEIGGVTAVDVNVETGAVTVTSDADLTRDDVSAAVSEAGYTLA; encoded by the coding sequence ATGGCAGTCGAGACCACCTACACCGTGACGGGGATGACCTGCGGCCACTGCGCGGCGTCGGTGCGCGAGGAGATCTCGGAGATCGGTGGCGTCACGGCCGTGGACGTCAATGTCGAAACCGGTGCCGTCACTGTCACCAGCGATGCGGACCTCACGCGCGATGACGTCTCCGCTGCGGTCTCGGAGGCCGGTTACACGCTCGCCTGA
- a CDS encoding MMPL family transporter, with protein MIDAVTRFVARRARLVLVLAVVALAGLGLAGAGVADRLQAGGYVDPQAEAMRTYDRMSEDFHRGGLPLVLAVAVPEGQTLTDGAAAGPAAAHARAVIDALKQDARVESVVDGFSTPTPMLVSEDKRTALIVAAIAGGESEAPKNSQRIVDALPAPPDSVTVTAGGQAYSYNQINEQSSRDLLVAEAVAIPITFLVLVWVFGGLIAAAIPVLIGIAAIIATTGILRAFTDFTDVSIFALNLTTAMGLALAIDYTLLVLSRYREEVIAGRMRGDDPATVRAHALRRTMNTAGRTVIFSAVIVGLSLAAMAIFPMYFLRSFAYAGVAVVLFAALATLILTPAILTVLGDRVDALKIGRRRAEPEPQASAFYRITRLVLRRAIPIGVALTAILVLLGTPFLSIHFGFPDDRVLPSAASSHQVGDTIRTDFGEDAAGQVSVVLTSPVDDGAVADYATRLSRVDATGAVVAPTGTYLHGNRVADGDPTARAENGTTLFTVSSTLDPLSPEASDQLDRLREVPSPAESSFGGSAQLNRDSVQSILDTLPTVLLVIAVTTFILLFLLTGSVVLPLKALVMNVISLTAVFGALVAIFQWGWIGGLGTTVTGAIIANMPVLMFCIAFGLSMDYEVFLLSRIKEFWDHSPIKDRDANDEAVAMGIARTGRVVTAAALLMAIVFAAIGFAGVSFMKMFGVGMMIAVLLDATIIRMLLVPAFMRVAGTWNWWAPAPLRRLHERVGLRES; from the coding sequence ATGATCGACGCCGTGACCCGGTTCGTCGCCCGCCGTGCCCGCCTCGTGCTCGTGCTCGCCGTCGTCGCGCTCGCCGGCCTCGGCCTGGCCGGTGCGGGTGTCGCGGACCGGCTGCAAGCCGGCGGGTACGTCGACCCGCAGGCCGAAGCGATGCGCACGTACGACCGGATGAGCGAGGACTTCCACCGCGGCGGACTGCCACTGGTCCTGGCCGTCGCCGTGCCCGAGGGACAGACCCTGACCGACGGTGCCGCCGCCGGTCCCGCTGCCGCCCATGCCCGCGCGGTGATCGATGCGCTGAAACAGGATGCGCGGGTGGAGAGCGTGGTCGATGGATTCTCCACGCCCACGCCGATGCTGGTCAGTGAGGACAAGCGCACCGCTCTGATCGTCGCCGCCATCGCAGGCGGCGAATCCGAGGCGCCGAAGAACTCCCAAAGGATCGTCGACGCTCTTCCGGCACCGCCGGATTCGGTCACCGTCACTGCGGGTGGACAGGCCTACAGCTACAACCAGATCAACGAGCAGTCCTCGCGCGATCTGCTGGTCGCCGAGGCGGTGGCCATTCCGATCACCTTCTTGGTGTTGGTCTGGGTGTTCGGCGGCCTCATCGCTGCCGCGATCCCGGTGCTCATCGGTATCGCGGCGATCATCGCGACCACGGGGATCCTGCGCGCCTTCACGGATTTCACCGACGTCTCGATCTTCGCGCTGAACCTCACCACCGCGATGGGACTGGCGCTCGCGATCGACTACACCCTGCTCGTGCTGAGCCGGTACCGCGAGGAGGTGATCGCCGGGCGGATGCGCGGCGACGATCCGGCCACGGTGCGCGCCCACGCATTGCGACGCACCATGAACACGGCCGGCCGCACCGTGATCTTCTCCGCGGTCATCGTCGGACTCTCGCTCGCCGCGATGGCGATCTTTCCGATGTACTTCCTGCGCTCGTTCGCCTACGCCGGTGTGGCGGTCGTGCTCTTCGCCGCGCTCGCCACGCTGATCTTGACGCCCGCGATCCTCACCGTGCTCGGCGACCGCGTGGATGCGCTGAAGATCGGCCGCCGCAGGGCCGAGCCGGAGCCGCAGGCCAGTGCCTTCTATCGGATCACGCGACTGGTGCTGCGTCGCGCGATCCCGATCGGCGTGGCGCTCACTGCGATCCTGGTGCTGCTCGGAACCCCTTTCCTGAGTATCCATTTCGGCTTTCCCGATGACCGAGTGCTGCCGAGCGCGGCATCGTCGCACCAGGTGGGCGACACCATTCGGACCGACTTCGGCGAGGATGCGGCGGGCCAGGTCTCGGTGGTGCTCACCAGCCCCGTGGACGACGGTGCCGTGGCCGATTACGCCACCCGGCTCTCACGGGTCGACGCGACGGGTGCCGTGGTCGCGCCGACCGGCACCTACCTGCACGGGAACCGTGTCGCCGATGGTGATCCCACCGCCCGCGCCGAGAACGGGACCACTTTGTTCACCGTCTCGTCCACCCTGGACCCGCTGTCGCCCGAGGCGTCCGATCAGCTGGACCGGCTGCGCGAGGTACCGTCGCCGGCCGAGTCCTCGTTCGGCGGATCCGCTCAGCTCAACCGGGATTCGGTGCAATCGATCCTGGACACCCTGCCCACGGTGCTGCTAGTGATCGCCGTGACCACGTTCATCTTGCTGTTCCTGCTCACCGGCAGCGTGGTTCTCCCGCTCAAGGCTCTGGTGATGAACGTGATCTCCCTGACCGCCGTGTTCGGTGCGCTGGTCGCGATCTTCCAGTGGGGCTGGATCGGAGGGCTCGGGACCACCGTGACCGGCGCGATCATCGCGAACATGCCGGTACTGATGTTCTGCATCGCCTTCGGTCTGTCGATGGACTACGAGGTATTCCTGCTGTCCCGGATCAAGGAGTTCTGGGACCACTCGCCGATCAAGGATCGGGACGCCAACGACGAGGCCGTCGCCATGGGGATCGCGCGCACCGGACGCGTCGTGACCGCTGCGGCGCTGCTCATGGCGATCGTGTTCGCCGCTATCGGCTTCGCCGGCGTCTCCTTCATGAAGATGTTCGGTGTGGGCATGATGATCGCGGTACTGTTGGACGCCACCATCATCCGCATGCTTCTGGTGCCCGCATTCATGCGGGTGGCGGGTACCTGGAATTGGTGGGCACCGGCGCCGCTGCGGCGCCTCCACGAACGAGTCGGCCTGCGGGAGTCCTAG
- a CDS encoding TetR/AcrR family transcriptional regulator, translated as MTAEKRQRSKRGDGERLGADILDAATQLLIETGSAEAVSIRGVANRVGVTPPSIYLHYSDKEALLTAVVARYLGQLDEEMTAAEADATTPLDAARAQGLAFVRFALATPELYRLAAMTPSESASDVDTVLNAAAFSHLEDTVRRLQDEGYYPPGDPRPIALQMLTIVHGVASLLVAKPFLPWGDPIEYADRVIGGACLGIALTTGMDELPTGAQALETVRALRGHIDDSGRSGAAHST; from the coding sequence ATGACGGCGGAGAAGCGGCAGCGCTCCAAGCGCGGCGACGGCGAGCGCCTGGGCGCCGACATACTCGACGCGGCAACACAACTCCTGATCGAGACCGGAAGTGCCGAAGCCGTGTCGATCCGTGGTGTCGCGAACCGGGTCGGCGTCACGCCACCGTCGATCTACCTGCACTACTCCGATAAGGAGGCGCTGCTCACCGCCGTGGTGGCTCGTTACCTCGGCCAGCTCGACGAGGAGATGACCGCCGCCGAAGCCGATGCCACCACTCCGCTGGACGCCGCGCGCGCCCAAGGCCTCGCCTTCGTCCGGTTCGCTCTCGCGACCCCCGAGTTGTACCGGCTGGCCGCGATGACCCCGTCGGAGTCGGCCTCCGACGTGGACACTGTGCTCAACGCCGCCGCGTTCAGTCACCTCGAGGACACCGTGCGGAGATTGCAGGACGAGGGCTATTACCCGCCGGGCGATCCACGGCCCATCGCGCTGCAGATGCTGACGATCGTGCACGGAGTCGCCTCGCTGCTGGTAGCCAAGCCCTTCCTGCCCTGGGGGGATCCGATCGAGTACGCGGACCGGGTGATCGGCGGCGCCTGCCTCGGCATCGCCCTCACCACCGGCATGGACGAGCTTCCCACCGGCGCACAGGCCTTGGAGACGGTGCGCGCGTTGCGCGGCCACATCGACGACTCGGGCCGATCGGGTGCTGCGCACAGCACCTGA
- a CDS encoding acyl-CoA dehydrogenase, whose protein sequence is MSSPASSPELTAALRTILDGRWADTRDVVRGQIQDQGVVPRAGLSLDDYRELVLGQMKQMVPLGFPADGFRTEHGGTGDVGAAVTAIETLGYGDLSLMVKAGVQWGLFGGAVENLGTRYHHDTYVRGLIDLDVLGCFAMTETGHGSNVQELETTATYLPETGEFEIHSPTSSARKDYIGGAGKHARYAAVFAQLITGGPGEEPTGRGVHCFVVPIRDANGDDLPGVTTSDCGYKGGLPGVDNGRIVFDRVRIPRVDLLNRYADVADDGTYSSPIESDNRRFFTMLGTLIRGRVTVGAAAGAAGRLGIALATKYALVRRQFDAPGGDNELLLLDYRTHQRRLLPLVARAYAFALAQNELTAELHELQTADPDSIDPDYSREIEGKAAAIKAGHTRLASDAISAAREACGGAGYLSENRLPLLRGDIDVFTTFEGDNLVLTQLVAKEQLTAYAADVQGLDAVGWVRFVAEMARDVVLEKTAARQVVQTLLDDSNEDTEESDLTHPGTQLRLLRNRENHLLRTAADRMRRAKDPDEDPLEVFTETQDHLIKVGEAHIERIVLESFVDVITDVTDRETRDALKLMRNLYVYSLLERDLGWYLMHRQVSVERAKAIRRGVNELCGKARPIAESLVDAFGIPATALDVPMLDPANSVAVH, encoded by the coding sequence ATGAGTTCCCCGGCATCGTCGCCCGAACTGACCGCAGCCCTGCGCACGATCCTCGACGGCCGGTGGGCCGATACGAGAGACGTGGTGCGGGGCCAGATCCAGGACCAGGGCGTGGTTCCCCGCGCCGGCCTGAGTCTGGACGACTACCGCGAGCTGGTGCTCGGACAGATGAAACAGATGGTGCCGCTGGGCTTCCCGGCGGACGGCTTCCGCACCGAGCACGGCGGCACGGGTGATGTGGGTGCCGCGGTCACGGCGATCGAGACCCTCGGCTACGGCGATCTGTCGCTGATGGTGAAGGCCGGCGTGCAGTGGGGCCTGTTCGGCGGTGCGGTGGAGAACCTGGGCACCCGATACCACCACGACACCTATGTCCGCGGCCTGATCGACCTGGACGTGCTCGGCTGTTTCGCCATGACCGAGACGGGCCACGGCTCCAATGTGCAGGAATTGGAGACCACGGCCACGTACCTTCCGGAGACCGGCGAGTTCGAGATCCACTCCCCCACCTCCAGCGCACGCAAGGACTACATCGGTGGCGCGGGTAAGCACGCCCGCTACGCCGCGGTGTTCGCGCAGCTCATCACCGGCGGACCGGGCGAAGAACCCACAGGCCGTGGCGTGCACTGCTTCGTGGTGCCGATCCGGGACGCGAACGGCGACGACCTACCGGGTGTCACCACCTCGGACTGCGGTTACAAGGGCGGCCTGCCCGGCGTCGACAACGGCCGGATCGTGTTCGACCGCGTACGCATCCCGCGGGTCGATCTATTGAACCGGTACGCCGACGTCGCGGACGACGGAACCTATTCCAGTCCCATCGAATCCGACAACCGTCGGTTCTTCACGATGCTCGGCACCCTGATTCGTGGCCGGGTCACCGTGGGCGCCGCCGCTGGTGCCGCCGGCCGCCTCGGTATCGCCCTGGCCACCAAGTACGCGCTGGTCCGCCGGCAGTTCGATGCGCCCGGCGGCGATAACGAACTCCTGCTGCTGGACTACCGAACACACCAACGACGGCTGCTTCCGCTGGTGGCGCGCGCGTACGCGTTCGCGTTGGCGCAGAACGAACTCACGGCCGAACTGCACGAGCTGCAGACCGCCGATCCCGACAGCATCGATCCGGACTACAGCCGCGAGATCGAAGGCAAGGCTGCGGCGATCAAGGCCGGTCACACCCGGCTCGCGTCGGACGCGATCAGCGCGGCCCGCGAGGCTTGTGGTGGCGCCGGTTACCTATCGGAGAATCGGCTTCCGTTGCTGCGCGGCGACATCGACGTGTTCACCACGTTCGAGGGCGACAATCTGGTGCTCACCCAACTGGTCGCGAAGGAGCAGCTCACTGCCTACGCTGCCGACGTCCAGGGCCTCGACGCCGTGGGCTGGGTGCGCTTCGTGGCGGAGATGGCCCGCGATGTGGTGCTGGAGAAGACCGCAGCGCGCCAGGTGGTGCAGACCCTGCTCGACGACTCCAACGAGGACACCGAGGAGAGCGATCTCACCCACCCGGGCACCCAGCTGCGCCTGCTCCGCAACCGAGAGAATCACCTGCTGCGCACCGCAGCCGACCGGATGCGCCGCGCGAAGGATCCCGACGAGGACCCGCTCGAGGTGTTCACCGAGACCCAGGACCACCTGATCAAGGTGGGCGAGGCGCACATCGAGCGGATCGTGCTGGAGTCCTTCGTGGACGTGATCACCGACGTCACGGACCGCGAGACCCGCGATGCGCTCAAACTGATGCGCAACCTGTACGTGTACTCGCTACTCGAGCGCGACCTGGGGTGGTACCTGATGCACCGCCAGGTGTCGGTGGAGCGGGCCAAGGCCATCCGGCGCGGCGTGAACGAGTTGTGCGGCAAGGCCCGGCCGATCGCCGAGTCGCTGGTCGACGCCTTCGGCATTCCCGCGACGGCACTCGATGTTCCGATGCTCGACCCGGCGAACAGCGTCGCCGTCCACTAG